CTTTCAGGAAATCGGCGACTTCATGGCCCTTTGCGGTCGTGAAAAAGATGACGACGGCGACGGCGGTCATCGCCAGTATCGCGATGACTTTTACAAACAGCCCCTGCTCGTCGAGGTAATAGAACAGGCCGACGCCGGCGGCCAGCGCCGCCGCCGCCAGCGCCAGTTTCGTCCGGTCCTGAATCGAAAGCCCCGCTTCCGTCGTCCTGGCCGCCGTTTTGCCCGCCATCGCCGCGCCCGTCCTCAGCAAATGGCAGGCCAGGAGGGACTTGAACCCCCAACCTGCGGTTTTGGAGACCGCTGCTCTGCCAATTGAGCTACTGGCCT
This window of the Gammaproteobacteria bacterium genome carries:
- the secE gene encoding preprotein translocase subunit SecE; this encodes MAGKTAARTTEAGLSIQDRTKLALAAAALAAGVGLFYYLDEQGLFVKVIAILAMTAVAVVIFFTTAKGHEVADFLKGSRIELQKMVWPGKSETLHSTLLVFAVVFVIALFLWLLDLSLAWFMQLLIK